One stretch of Pongo abelii isolate AG06213 chromosome Y, NHGRI_mPonAbe1-v2.0_pri, whole genome shotgun sequence DNA includes these proteins:
- the LOC129053386 gene encoding testis-specific Y-encoded protein 3-like isoform X2 — MEAVQEGAAGVESEQVALGEEAVLVLDDIMAEVEVVAQEEGLVEPQEEAQRAQPGPGPMTPESALEELLAVQVELGPVNAQARKAFSRQREKMERRRKAHLDCRGAVIQSVPGFWANVIANHPQMSALITDQDEDMLSYMINLEVEEVKHPVHLCRIMLFFRSNPYFQNKVITKEYLVNITEYRASHSTPIQWHPDYEVEAYRRRHHNSSLNFFNWFSDHNFAGSNRIAEILCKDLWRNPLPYYKRMKPPEEGTEISGDSQMLS, encoded by the exons ATGGAGGCTGTACAGGAGGGGGCGGCCGGGGTGGAGAGTGAGCAGGTGGCTTTGGGGGAGGAGGCGGTGCTGGTGTTGGATGACATAAtggcggaggtggaggtggtggcccAGGAGGAGGGCCTCGTGGAGCCGCAGGAGGAGGCCCAGCGggcacagcctggccctgggccCATGACCCCAGAGTCTGCACTGGAGGAGCTGCTGGCCGTTCAGGTGGAGCTGGGGCCGGTTAATGCCCAAGCCAGGAAGGCCTTTTCTCGGCAGAGGGAAAAGATGGAGCGGAGGCGCAAGGCCCACCTAGACTGCAGAGGCGCGGTCATCCAGAGCGTCCCTGGCTTCTGGGCCAATGTT ATTGCAAACCACCCCCAGATGTCAGCCCTGATCACTGACCAAGATGAAGACATGCTGAGCTACATGATCAACTTGGAG GTGGAAGAAGTGAAGCATCCCGTTCATCTCTGCAGGATCATGTTGTTCTTTCGGAGTAACCCCTACTTCCAGAATAAAGTGATTACCAAGGAATATCTGGTGAACATCACAG aataCAGGgcttctcattccactccaattcagtgGCATCCAGATTATGAAGTTGAGGCCTATCGCCGCAGACACCACAACAGCAGCCTTAACTTCTTCAACTGGTTTTCTGACCACAACTTCGCAGGATCTAATAGGATTGCTGAG ATCCTATGTAAGGACCTGTGGCGCAATCCCCTGCCGTACTACAAGAGGATGAAGCCACCTGAAGAGGGAACAGAGATTTCAG GGGACTCCCAGATGTTGAGTTGA
- the LOC129053386 gene encoding testis-specific Y-encoded protein 3-like isoform X1, translating to MEAVQEGAAGVESEQVALGEEAVLVLDDIMAEVEVVAQEEGLVEPQEEAQRAQPGPGPMTPESALEELLAVQVELGPVNAQARKAFSRQREKMERRRKAHLDCRGAVIQSVPGFWANVIANHPQMSALITDQDEDMLSYMINLEVEEVKHPVHLCRIMLFFRSNPYFQNKVITKEYLVNITEYRASHSTPIQWHPDYEVEAYRRRHHNSSLNFFNWFSDHNFAGSNRIAEILCKDLWRNPLPYYKRMKPPEEGTEISGEPFSWNWSCLMPTMRGLTHLPIQGAWTLVSEM from the exons ATGGAGGCTGTACAGGAGGGGGCGGCCGGGGTGGAGAGTGAGCAGGTGGCTTTGGGGGAGGAGGCGGTGCTGGTGTTGGATGACATAAtggcggaggtggaggtggtggcccAGGAGGAGGGCCTCGTGGAGCCGCAGGAGGAGGCCCAGCGggcacagcctggccctgggccCATGACCCCAGAGTCTGCACTGGAGGAGCTGCTGGCCGTTCAGGTGGAGCTGGGGCCGGTTAATGCCCAAGCCAGGAAGGCCTTTTCTCGGCAGAGGGAAAAGATGGAGCGGAGGCGCAAGGCCCACCTAGACTGCAGAGGCGCGGTCATCCAGAGCGTCCCTGGCTTCTGGGCCAATGTT ATTGCAAACCACCCCCAGATGTCAGCCCTGATCACTGACCAAGATGAAGACATGCTGAGCTACATGATCAACTTGGAG GTGGAAGAAGTGAAGCATCCCGTTCATCTCTGCAGGATCATGTTGTTCTTTCGGAGTAACCCCTACTTCCAGAATAAAGTGATTACCAAGGAATATCTGGTGAACATCACAG aataCAGGgcttctcattccactccaattcagtgGCATCCAGATTATGAAGTTGAGGCCTATCGCCGCAGACACCACAACAGCAGCCTTAACTTCTTCAACTGGTTTTCTGACCACAACTTCGCAGGATCTAATAGGATTGCTGAG ATCCTATGTAAGGACCTGTGGCGCAATCCCCTGCCGTACTACAAGAGGATGAAGCCACCTGAAGAGGGAACAGAGATTTCAGGTGAGCCGTTCAGTTGGAACTGGAGCTGTTTGATGCCCACTATGAGGGGGTTGACACACCTGCCTATTCAGGGAGCCTGGACGCTCGTTTCAGAAATGTAG